A window of the Ostrea edulis chromosome 1, xbOstEdul1.1, whole genome shotgun sequence genome harbors these coding sequences:
- the LOC125663891 gene encoding leishmanolysin-like peptidase: MKLVLFTLHLITTITRNLVEGGHDCVHRPPTPEEVIYDVKMDSHLNLTKRSIHEQLRIKIIIDDSIKNLPYSHQSLINTLVQEAAQYWENTLKIKRSSASTIRLNRQCVNNMVVYERGDRYCVGYCSPKTKCGDFLIPEQHLERCYYHDQRSGKLKSSGQAGTGVTKADFILYVAALPSAKCQQAKTIAYAAHCQQEIMLDRPVAGYISICPDSVSTRTHDRTQLLSTMKHEILHALGFSAGLYAFYRDQYGNPLTSRDPSSNKPKHTHPLFKFYIWSDRVMKEVIRYGWKTAGGGINRNVRLIVTPAVQREVRRHFNCPSLEGAEVENQGIYGTSVTHWEKRLFENEVMTGTYTQNPVISRVTLALMEDTGWYQVNYNMAEDLEWGKNLGCNFVTKSCKDWMDSHRPLSSDMHPYCKQLRQGMLRTDCTRNRKAVAFCNLVEYSGPIPPEYQYFTSGSGVQWSGDFRRLGGSVELADYCPYLQEFIWRENDVNVRDSRCFLPGNVPKPSLNFYGESYGANSLCVNHGSSLWTLQQCNRLIHTTHAGSGCYQFECHQTAGLVLYVQGMSYQCLQTGQRIHVRFVSTSFLHDGYIICPHCPDVCHDRGVLCPKEVVPYDIINNNTPDLHIPCGAITYLRRSNIYVITAVLVLLMLCLRLTV, encoded by the exons ATGAAACTTGTGTTGTTTACATTGCACCTGATTACAACAATCACTCGGAATTTGGTGGAAGGTGGCCATGACTGTGTTCATCGCCCGCCCACGCCAGAGGAG GTCATATATGATGTGAAGATGGACAGCCACTTGAATTTGACGAAAAGAAGTATACACGAGCAACTGAGGATTAAAATCATTATTGACGACAGCATTAAAAATCTTCCATATTCCCATCAGTCTTTGAtcaat aCACTTGTCCAGGAAGCTGCTCAGTATTGGGAGAACACATTAAAGATCAAGCGTTCCTCAGCGAGCACCATCCGCCTCAATAG GCAGTGTGTCAATAACATGGTTGTTTATGAACGAGGAGATCGCTACTGTGTGGGCTACTGTTCTCCAAAAACAAAGTGTGGAGATTTTCTAATTCCAGAGCAACATTTAGAG CGATGTTACTATCATGATCAGAGAAGTGGCAAACTAAAAAGCTCGGGCCAAGCCGGCACTGGTGTCACAAAAGCAGATTTTATTCTGTACGTGGCTGCACTGCCTTCTGCTAAATGCCAACAAGCCAAAACGATTGCTTACGCAGCTCACTGCCAACAGGAAATCATGTTAGATAG ACCTGTAGCTGGTTACATCAGTATTTGTCCTGATTCTGTGTCAACTCGCACACATGACAGAACTCAGCTACTGTCCACAATGAAGCATGAAATCCTGCATGCTCTG GGATTTTCTGCAGGGCTGTATGCTTTCTACAGAGACCAGTATGGAAACCCCCTAACATCAAGAGATCCCTCCAGCAACAAGCCAAAACACACTCACCCCTT ATTCAAATTCTACATCTGGAGTGATCGCGTGATGAAGGAGGTCATACGATATGGATGGAAAACCGCTGGGGGAGGCATAAACAGAAATGTCCGTCTGATAGTCACCCCAGCAGTGCAG AGAGAAGTCCGCCGCCATTTTAATTGCCCCAGTTTAGAAGGAGCTGAGGTAGAGAACCAAGGGATTTATGGGACCTCAGTCACACACTGGGAAAAACGCCTGTTTGAG AATGAGGTGATGACTGGTACATACACACAGAATCCTGTCATTTCCAGGGTAACACTGGCTCTAATGGAGGACACTGG GTGGTACCAGGTGAATTACAATATGGCAGAAGATCTAGAGTGGGGTAAAAATTTAGGCTGCAATTTTGTGACGAAGAGTTGTAAAGATTGGATGGATTCCCACAGACCTCT ATCGTCAGACATGCACCCGTACTGTAAGCAGCTCAGACAAGGAATGTTGCGGACAGACTGTACACGAAACAGGAAAGCTGTGGCGTTTTGTAATCTGGTGGAATACTCTGGACCTATACCCCCTGAATATCAG TACTTTACCTCTGGGTCAGGTGTACAATGGTCGGGGGACTTCAGAAGACTGGGAGGCTCTGTGGAGCTGGCAGATTACTGTCCTTATCTACAG gAGTTTATCTGGAGAGAAAATGATGTTAATGTCAGAGATTCCAGGTGTTTTCTGCCAGGGAACGTCCCCA AGCCCTCTCTAAACTTCTATGGGGAGTCTTATGGTGCCAACTCTCTGTGTGTCAATCACGGATCTTCTCTGTGGACATTACAGCAGTGCAATAGGCTTATCCACACCACACATGCGGGGAGTGGCTGCTACCAG TTTGAGTGCCATCAAACAGCTGGTCTAGTGCTGTATGTCCAGGGTATGAGTTACCAGTGTCTACAGACAGGACAAAGAATCCACGTTCGATTTGTGTCCACTTCCTTCCTCCATGATGGATACATTATTTGTCCACATTGCCCAGACGTCTGTCAT GATAGAGGAGTCCTGTGTCCAAAGGAAGTCGTGCCCTATGACATCATCAATAACAACACACCAGACCTGCACATTCCTTGTGGTGCCATCACATATTTACGCCGATCAAACATCTATGTCATCACTGCCGTCCTTGTTCTCTTAATGCTGTGTCTCCGCCTTACAGTGTAA